In Candidatus Promineifilum breve, one genomic interval encodes:
- a CDS encoding enolase-like domain-containing protein: MSQITRLLLAPARLSAHGPELTHSIGVVVDDARVYWGDCHLPAATDGPPAGRVLDVMASALVGQELSDFRELCASIPAIDAATLEQSGAFIGAGQQALLAAVAATRQQTAAETLAEAYGFPAPQHAPIEVPLFLEISDFAATAERIDRMLALRPAAVGYRLTGGQVAEAIGPNAEYLQRFVRELAGRIATQADGEGGWPAIYLGLNGALGALVGDPRRQLGQVLGHCAGLQSAVGGLDLYLEDPFVLDDAIAQPALFHQLKDYCRRSSAFDKQPFLVARAPGHDHDSVSAYGDIGAVDGLVFDLAAGWSIDRLMTQLVALRGAGARAIISHSTLELVSHHWPATIADMAIAGATALLLSYDHSPNSQLATTTGRIAEVTAWLGRGNG, encoded by the coding sequence GTGTCTCAGATAACCCGGCTACTGCTTGCCCCGGCCCGGCTCTCGGCCCACGGGCCTGAACTGACTCATTCCATCGGCGTCGTGGTCGATGATGCCCGCGTCTATTGGGGCGATTGCCATCTTCCCGCCGCCACGGATGGGCCGCCCGCCGGCCGTGTGCTGGATGTCATGGCCTCGGCCCTGGTGGGGCAGGAACTCTCCGATTTTAGGGAACTTTGCGCGTCAATACCGGCGATCGATGCCGCGACGCTGGAACAATCCGGGGCATTTATCGGGGCAGGGCAACAGGCATTATTGGCGGCCGTGGCGGCCACAAGGCAACAGACAGCGGCCGAGACATTGGCCGAAGCGTATGGCTTCCCGGCCCCCCAACACGCGCCGATTGAAGTGCCGCTCTTCCTGGAGATAAGCGATTTCGCCGCCACAGCTGAGCGCATTGACCGGATGCTGGCCCTGCGCCCGGCGGCCGTCGGCTATCGCCTGACCGGCGGCCAGGTAGCGGAAGCCATCGGCCCCAATGCCGAATATTTGCAGCGCTTTGTCCGCGAACTGGCGGGACGAATTGCCACTCAGGCTGACGGGGAAGGGGGGTGGCCGGCTATCTATCTCGGCCTCAATGGCGCGCTGGGGGCGCTAGTTGGCGATCCGCGGCGACAATTGGGCCAGGTGCTCGGCCATTGCGCCGGTCTGCAATCGGCCGTCGGCGGTCTGGATTTATATCTGGAAGACCCCTTTGTGCTGGATGATGCCATTGCCCAACCGGCGCTATTCCACCAGCTTAAGGATTATTGCCGGCGGTCATCGGCCTTCGACAAGCAACCTTTCCTGGTCGCCCGCGCCCCTGGCCATGATCACGACAGCGTGAGTGCTTACGGCGATATCGGGGCGGTCGATGGGCTGGTATTCGATCTGGCCGCCGGCTGGTCTATCGACCGACTGATGACGCAATTGGTGGCCTTGCGCGGGGCAGGGGCGAGGGCGATTATTTCGCATAGTACGTTAGAACTCGTATCGCACCACTGGCCGGCAACAATTGCCGATATGGCGATTGCCGGGGCAACGGCGCTGCTGCTGAGCTATGACCACAGCCCGAACAGCCAACTGGCGACGACCACAGGGCGCATCGCCGAAGTTACCGCCTGGTTGGGGCGGGGCAACGGATAA
- a CDS encoding tyrosine-type recombinase/integrase, whose translation MKVTPHHTWAQYTLPRKELTMARHEANLLPISERPLPEGPMWIDEEAFLREAGAQSLKTETTYRSGLRLFADWLQHYRKAGYSRKDAWPLAPGQLTTDVVLEYRGWLLANRAKSTVTTYMAAIVGYLNFLDGYDRLPDTMQLGKLQRQMARRQIERNQAENVIDLDLARQDVPRIVEYYDTLPLPGDNDRYNRRLTVLRDRAIVRMLYSTAARISEVVSLNRANVGHGRAAYATIVGKGNKGRTLHIRAYAREAVVAYLAERGDTNQALFVSHSRNSGDARLSITSVHNVVKRAVNALHLHESLSAHDFRHYRATQLLRAGMPLEVVQEFLGHADVTTTRNIYAPVLGVQVVTEWLDNLDVTPRDALNDPNSGYAVDERVQNILDTL comes from the coding sequence ATGAAAGTTACGCCTCATCACACCTGGGCACAATACACCCTGCCCCGGAAGGAGTTGACGATGGCCCGCCATGAAGCCAATCTATTGCCCATCTCGGAACGGCCGCTGCCGGAGGGGCCGATGTGGATCGATGAAGAGGCTTTCCTGCGCGAGGCCGGCGCGCAAAGCCTCAAGACCGAGACCACCTATCGCAGCGGCTTGCGGCTGTTCGCCGATTGGCTGCAACATTATCGCAAGGCCGGCTACTCGCGCAAGGACGCCTGGCCGTTGGCCCCCGGCCAACTGACCACCGACGTCGTGCTGGAGTATCGCGGCTGGCTGCTGGCGAACCGGGCCAAATCGACGGTGACGACCTACATGGCCGCTATCGTCGGCTATCTGAACTTCCTGGACGGCTATGACCGGCTGCCGGACACGATGCAACTGGGCAAGCTGCAACGGCAGATGGCGCGCCGCCAGATCGAACGCAATCAGGCCGAAAACGTGATCGATCTCGACCTGGCCCGGCAGGACGTGCCGCGCATCGTCGAATACTACGACACCCTGCCCCTGCCCGGTGACAACGACCGCTATAATCGCCGGCTGACGGTGCTGCGCGATCGGGCCATCGTGCGGATGCTCTATTCGACGGCGGCGCGCATCTCGGAGGTGGTATCGCTGAACCGGGCCAACGTCGGCCACGGCCGCGCCGCCTACGCCACGATTGTCGGCAAGGGCAACAAGGGGCGCACCCTGCACATTCGGGCCTACGCCCGCGAGGCGGTGGTGGCCTATCTGGCCGAGCGCGGCGACACCAACCAGGCCCTGTTTGTCTCCCACAGTCGCAACTCGGGCGATGCGCGTCTGAGCATCACCTCGGTGCACAACGTCGTCAAGCGGGCCGTCAACGCCCTGCATCTACACGAGAGCCTATCGGCCCACGACTTTCGCCATTATCGCGCCACCCAACTGTTGCGGGCGGGTATGCCGCTGGAAGTGGTGCAGGAATTTCTGGGCCACGCCGACGTTACGACCACGCGCAATATCTATGCCCCTGTTCTGGGTGTCCAGGTGGTCACGGAGTGGCTGGATAATCTCGATGTCACTCCGCGCGATGCGCTCAACGATCCCAATAGCGGCTACGCGGTGGACGAGCGGGTGCAGAATATTCTGGATACACTGTAA
- a CDS encoding type I phosphomannose isomerase catalytic subunit, whose protein sequence is MSNQPDSPLYPLLMQPVLKDYVWGGRNLERRLGRALPPGRIAESWEIAAHEDGDSIVVNGPLAGLSLRAVHGRLGLDLIGRNNAWAEERHKFPLLIKLLDAHDKLSVQVHPDDAYALAHEGNELGKTEMWVVLHAEPDAQLIVGLRAGTDRAAFQQAIADGTVTDHLHTIPVAAGDYVCVPSGTVHAIMGGVLIAEIQQNSNTTYRVYDWGRTANGQARPLHVAQALAVIDFNAADEPQLQPPTLVSEADGVRRWRLCRNRYFTTERVALDAGAVYRGDLNGDTLEIWGAITGRIEVNGVALSAVGFTLLPAALGPFQVVAATPAICLRVFVEGAT, encoded by the coding sequence ATGAGTAACCAGCCGGATTCCCCCCTCTATCCGCTCCTCATGCAGCCGGTGCTGAAGGATTACGTGTGGGGCGGGCGAAACCTGGAACGGCGGCTGGGGCGCGCGCTACCGCCGGGCCGGATAGCCGAGAGTTGGGAGATCGCCGCCCATGAAGACGGTGATTCCATCGTGGTCAACGGCCCCCTTGCCGGGTTGTCGTTGCGCGCCGTCCACGGCCGCTTGGGCCTGGATTTGATCGGCCGGAACAACGCCTGGGCCGAGGAGCGCCACAAGTTCCCCCTGCTCATCAAGCTGCTCGACGCCCACGACAAGCTGTCGGTCCAGGTTCACCCCGATGACGCCTACGCCCTGGCCCACGAGGGCAACGAACTGGGCAAGACCGAGATGTGGGTTGTCCTCCACGCCGAGCCGGACGCTCAATTAATCGTCGGCTTGCGCGCCGGAACGGATCGGGCGGCCTTTCAGCAAGCCATCGCCGACGGCACAGTGACCGACCATTTGCACACGATCCCCGTGGCCGCCGGCGATTACGTCTGTGTGCCCAGCGGGACAGTCCACGCCATTATGGGCGGCGTCCTGATCGCCGAGATTCAACAGAACTCGAACACCACCTATCGCGTTTACGACTGGGGCCGCACCGCGAACGGGCAAGCCCGGCCGCTCCACGTGGCCCAGGCCCTGGCGGTCATCGACTTCAACGCCGCCGATGAACCGCAGTTGCAGCCCCCGACGCTCGTCAGCGAGGCCGATGGGGTCAGGCGATGGCGTCTATGCCGCAATCGCTACTTCACCACCGAACGGGTGGCGCTTGACGCAGGGGCAGTCTATCGGGGCGATCTCAACGGCGACACGCTGGAAATTTGGGGGGCCATCACCGGCCGGATTGAAGTGAATGGCGTCGCGCTATCGGCCGTTGGCTTCACGTTGTTGCCCGCCGCACTCGGCCCGTTCCAGGTTGTGGCCGCCACACCGGCTATCTGTCTGCGCGTTTTCGTGGAAGGAGCAACCTAG
- a CDS encoding acyl-CoA dehydrogenase family protein, translating into MDFELSESHKMVERTVYDFARKTVMPLIKEHDRAHTYPHELLPQMAALGFLGICLPVRYGGAGLDYLSLAILSEGLEYADSSVRETIAVHLGLHALPIFQWGTAEQKSAFLPPLSSGENIACFGLTEPGAGSDVAAMNSRARRDGGDYILNGEKMWITLADVADRFLVFAKTDPDKGANGITAFILERGWPGLTTGTIEGKMGVRASNTGWVNMADVRVPDSHRLGEEGEGFKIAMSALDNARYGVAAGAVGIVKACLDESIAYGRQRQTFGRPIVEYQLVQQMLANMQQSIDAGQLLVWKAGWLKNRGVRNTRETSMAKWFCTEAAKRAADDAVQIHGAYGYSDEYNVERHLRNSKSAVIYEGTSQIHTLMQAEYALGNRQTRAMRCELPAYDPVEWEAEN; encoded by the coding sequence ATGGACTTTGAATTGAGTGAAAGCCACAAGATGGTCGAGCGGACGGTCTACGACTTTGCGCGCAAGACTGTTATGCCGCTGATCAAGGAACACGACCGCGCCCACACGTACCCCCACGAATTGCTGCCGCAGATGGCCGCGCTGGGCTTCCTGGGCATCTGCCTGCCGGTGCGCTACGGCGGCGCGGGGCTGGATTATCTGTCGTTAGCCATCCTGTCCGAGGGGCTGGAGTATGCCGACTCATCGGTGCGCGAAACCATCGCCGTCCACCTGGGTCTCCACGCGTTGCCCATCTTCCAATGGGGCACGGCCGAGCAGAAAAGCGCCTTCCTGCCGCCCCTATCCAGCGGCGAAAATATAGCCTGCTTTGGTCTGACCGAGCCTGGCGCGGGTTCGGACGTGGCCGCCATGAACAGCCGGGCGCGCCGGGATGGCGGCGATTACATCCTCAACGGTGAGAAGATGTGGATCACCCTGGCCGATGTGGCCGACCGTTTCCTGGTCTTCGCCAAGACGGACCCGGACAAGGGCGCGAACGGCATCACCGCCTTCATCCTGGAGCGCGGCTGGCCGGGTCTGACCACGGGCACGATTGAGGGCAAGATGGGCGTGCGGGCCAGCAACACCGGCTGGGTCAACATGGCCGACGTGCGCGTGCCGGATAGCCACCGCCTGGGCGAAGAGGGCGAGGGCTTCAAGATCGCCATGAGCGCCCTGGACAACGCCCGGTATGGCGTGGCCGCCGGCGCGGTCGGCATCGTCAAGGCCTGTCTGGACGAGTCAATCGCCTATGGCCGGCAGCGCCAGACATTCGGCCGGCCCATCGTGGAGTACCAACTCGTCCAGCAGATGCTGGCTAATATGCAGCAGAGCATCGACGCCGGGCAGTTACTCGTCTGGAAGGCGGGCTGGCTGAAGAATCGCGGCGTGCGCAACACGCGCGAGACGAGCATGGCTAAGTGGTTTTGCACCGAGGCCGCCAAACGGGCCGCCGACGATGCCGTGCAAATCCATGGGGCCTACGGCTACTCCGACGAATACAACGTCGAGCGCCACCTGCGCAATAGCAAGAGCGCCGTCATCTATGAAGGCACGTCGCAGATTCATACCTTGATGCAGGCCGAATACGCGCTGGGCAACCGGCAGACACGGGCCATGCGCTGCGAACTGCCCGCCTACGATCCGGTTGAATGGGAAGCGGAGAACTGA
- the glgB gene encoding 1,4-alpha-glucan branching protein GlgB, with the protein METTSLDPGALDAIIGGYIGAPFDVLGPHLMGTDLVIRTMQPDAAHVTVITSKKKAIPMTQIHPAGLFEAVIPGRKKIESYQLDIAYHNATTGLIDDPYAFPPTFTDFDSHLMAEGTHLHIYDRLGAHIIELNGVKGVLFAVWAPNARRASVVGNFNNWDGRRHPMRFHPANGIWELFIPALDEGEIYKYEIKTHYQNYTVTKADPVGFAAELRPNNASVVWNINKHEWQDEAWLNGRAERHDVKKPISIYELHLGSWRRRDGWQWLTYRDLITDLIPYVKEMGFTHIELLPVSEHPFDGSWGYQVTGFFAPSRRYGTPEDFMAFIDACHQAELGVIVDWVPAHFPTDEHGLGFFDGTHLYEHADPRQGTQPDWGTYVFNYGRNEVTQFLISNAVFWLDKYHIDGLRVDAVASMLYLDFSRKPGEWVANRYGGRENLDAIAFIQRFNHELHRLFPTAITIAEESTSFPGITRSTTEGGLGFDYKWNMGWMHDTLQYFENETIFRSFHHGTLTFSLLYAFSEKFLLPFSHDEVVHLKKSMLDKMPGDVWQKFANLRLLFAYQWSHPGKKLLFMGSEFGQWREWSEERSLDWHLLDQDPKHRQLQDCLRRLNGLYRTEAALHEEEYSWEGFQWVDLHDYERSILGYARIAPTTGETVLVFLNFTPVVRHNYRIGVPKAGVYRELFNTDAAEFGGSNVVNQPQTTTDKPYHSQAQSIEVTLPPLGAVFFKRVTDE; encoded by the coding sequence ATGGAAACCACGTCGCTAGATCCGGGCGCGTTGGACGCGATTATTGGGGGCTACATCGGCGCTCCATTTGATGTTCTGGGGCCGCACCTGATGGGTACGGATCTGGTCATTCGTACCATGCAGCCGGACGCGGCCCACGTTACCGTCATCACTTCCAAGAAGAAAGCCATCCCGATGACCCAGATTCATCCGGCCGGCTTATTCGAGGCAGTCATTCCCGGGCGCAAGAAAATAGAGTCCTATCAACTGGATATAGCCTATCATAACGCCACCACTGGGCTAATCGATGACCCCTACGCTTTTCCGCCCACCTTTACCGACTTCGACTCCCATCTGATGGCTGAAGGCACGCATCTCCACATCTACGATCGCCTGGGCGCCCACATTATTGAGTTGAATGGGGTCAAGGGCGTCTTGTTTGCCGTGTGGGCCCCAAACGCACGGCGCGCCAGTGTGGTGGGCAATTTCAACAATTGGGATGGCCGCCGCCACCCCATGCGCTTCCACCCGGCCAACGGCATCTGGGAGTTGTTCATTCCGGCGCTGGACGAAGGCGAAATTTATAAATACGAGATCAAGACCCACTACCAAAACTATACCGTCACCAAGGCCGACCCGGTGGGCTTTGCCGCCGAGCTGCGGCCGAATAACGCCTCGGTCGTCTGGAATATCAATAAACACGAATGGCAGGACGAGGCCTGGCTGAACGGCCGCGCCGAGCGCCACGACGTGAAGAAGCCCATCAGCATCTATGAACTGCACCTGGGTTCCTGGCGGCGCCGGGACGGCTGGCAATGGCTGACCTATCGCGACCTTATCACCGACCTGATTCCCTACGTCAAGGAGATGGGCTTCACCCACATTGAGTTATTGCCGGTGTCGGAGCATCCCTTCGACGGCTCGTGGGGTTATCAGGTGACCGGCTTTTTCGCGCCCAGTCGCCGCTATGGCACGCCGGAAGATTTCATGGCCTTCATCGATGCCTGTCATCAGGCCGAGCTGGGGGTCATCGTCGATTGGGTGCCGGCCCACTTCCCCACCGACGAGCATGGCCTGGGATTTTTCGATGGAACACATCTATACGAACACGCTGACCCGCGTCAGGGTACGCAGCCGGATTGGGGAACCTACGTCTTCAATTACGGCCGCAACGAAGTGACCCAATTCCTGATCAGCAATGCCGTCTTCTGGCTCGATAAGTACCATATTGACGGCCTGCGCGTCGATGCGGTGGCCTCCATGCTCTACCTCGATTTCTCGCGCAAGCCAGGCGAATGGGTCGCCAATCGCTACGGCGGCCGCGAGAACCTCGACGCCATTGCCTTCATCCAGCGCTTCAATCACGAGCTCCATCGTCTATTCCCCACGGCGATCACCATCGCCGAGGAGTCAACCTCCTTCCCCGGCATCACGCGTTCCACGACCGAGGGAGGATTGGGTTTCGACTATAAATGGAATATGGGCTGGATGCACGACACGCTGCAATATTTTGAGAACGAGACCATCTTTCGCTCCTTCCATCACGGCACGCTCACCTTTTCACTGCTCTATGCCTTCAGCGAAAAGTTCCTCCTGCCCTTCTCCCACGACGAAGTTGTCCATCTGAAAAAAAGTATGCTCGATAAGATGCCGGGCGACGTGTGGCAGAAGTTCGCCAACTTGCGCCTGCTCTTTGCCTACCAATGGAGCCATCCGGGCAAGAAGCTATTGTTCATGGGCAGCGAGTTCGGTCAATGGCGCGAGTGGAGTGAGGAGCGCAGCCTGGACTGGCATCTCCTCGATCAGGACCCGAAGCATCGCCAATTGCAGGACTGCCTGCGCCGTCTCAATGGGCTATACCGGACGGAAGCAGCCTTGCATGAAGAAGAGTATTCGTGGGAAGGATTTCAATGGGTTGATCTCCACGACTACGAACGTAGCATATTGGGTTATGCGCGGATTGCGCCGACCACGGGCGAAACGGTGCTGGTGTTCCTGAACTTCACGCCGGTCGTGCGCCATAACTATCGCATCGGCGTGCCCAAGGCGGGGGTCTATCGCGAGCTATTCAATACGGACGCGGCCGAATTCGGCGGCAGTAACGTCGTCAACCAGCCTCAGACCACCACCGACAAGCCCTACCACAGCCAGGCTCAATCGATCGAGGTCACACTGCCGCCGCTGGGCGCGGTCTTTTTCAAGCGCGTTACGGATGAGTAA
- a CDS encoding Rab family GTPase: MSPSPGLYQKKVCLLGEFAVGKTSLIRQYVEGRFDEKYLTTVGTVVTRKVVEVRGYTVNLLIWDLAGGRDFGRSRNLVGLAGALLVCDLTRADTLDALRGYAQLINQANPDGTLIVLANKADLVDERVITDEQLCAVAHELQAPLFFTSAKTGDQVESAFTLLADRLAPS; the protein is encoded by the coding sequence ATGTCGCCCAGCCCCGGCCTGTACCAAAAAAAGGTTTGCTTATTGGGTGAGTTTGCCGTCGGCAAAACCAGCCTGATCCGCCAATACGTGGAAGGGCGCTTTGATGAAAAATACCTCACGACGGTCGGCACCGTGGTCACCCGCAAGGTGGTGGAGGTTCGCGGCTACACGGTCAACCTGCTCATCTGGGACCTGGCCGGGGGGCGGGATTTTGGCCGGTCGCGCAACCTGGTCGGACTGGCCGGCGCGCTGCTGGTTTGCGATTTAACGCGGGCCGACACGCTGGACGCTCTGCGCGGCTATGCCCAATTGATCAATCAGGCCAATCCGGACGGGACGCTGATTGTATTGGCCAATAAAGCCGACCTGGTTGACGAACGGGTGATCACTGACGAGCAACTATGCGCCGTCGCTCATGAGCTGCAAGCGCCGCTGTTTTTCACCAGCGCCAAGACCGGCGACCAGGTAGAGTCGGCGTTTACCCTGTTGGCCGATCGTCTGGCTCCATCGTAA